The Gossypium arboreum isolate Shixiya-1 chromosome 4, ASM2569848v2, whole genome shotgun sequence DNA segment TATGgtcaaaatgatatgtgttttgatttgtttgatttatatgattcATGTATGAAATAATGGAATGAAATAACTATATTAGCTTGGATATGCGCACatgcttatgtggtaaaatgatataATTGATATTTTTCCTTATGAATTATGTGACTACATATATGTTcgttatatgatatgaaatgatttgtaaagagATTATGTTAGCTAGAAGGTTTTAAAATTGAATGGCTTGAGTGATTTGAtgggaatatatattaaatatgaaatgaaatgcatgtaaattTCAAGTTGTGTTTtttcaagtaatacctcataaccccattccgacgacggatatgggttagggtgttacacatgGTGTAATTTAtgtaaatcctgagttagtcactgatcatgcatatgcaactcatgtgatttgatataagtggagacttatgctctaaagatgatcgacttcatagtcggtatgttgggtacatgacttttgtatggcatggctttactagcaacagtggaattcataacttAATTAAAGAGATAACgctatcctctcattggcattgtgtggattgataaatatagaACGTGGTCACGGGTTGCTGGTTCTCGAACGAGCAACTTACCACAGCCATTTGTtgatagtgatcatattaatcattaagaagacacaatgctGACAATGAGATCCAATAgtattgtattgagtgaacgaatttaactcaaaggaatcaaggatatcatgtaagggtaccacacacatgacgaggtcattggaaaaagcagttggatgaattacttccgtaaagagtatacaataaggggTTTTCAATCATGATACTTCTTGTGGATTaaatccatgattaagtaattgcgaattatcgaagcgatgcttctggacataattgcaatcactagagcctaattgtatatgccCGATTGGTCcttccgctagctcaacaaaagctcgaccGGATTgtatttgaatcagaagaaaattctacgactttggaaattatttaattgagtcAATTCATTCGATGTGGAATTTAATTAAGTGATCGTGAGATTCGTTCAACTAGATTTTTTTATTAAAGAATTTCctagaaaaattaatttgaaaaatctaagtgatttttggaaacattaattttgatcaagtaaaattaaaattaatatgatatttttgggaACTATGTTTCAAGTTAAACAATTGGCCCAATggataattgaacttgaaaattggacttgaGATCGTAAATTGGGCCCGGAAGCCCAAAATTGAGACCAATACCCTAAAATTGGTCGAACCGAGCCCGGTATGTGAAATCGGGCCAACAGTCCAACCGATGGCTAGACCGAACCGATCAAGTCGTCATTAACCCAGACCAAACCGACTCAAGGTGCCATAAGAGTGTCACACTTGTATCACCAAACACGATAGTGTTGGTGGCTGCGACGGTAGCGTCCCAATGGCCAGCGGCGATTGGTCATCGgtggttgagcagtggaagagTTACATTCCTACTAGAATtctactagagaatttgattttaaattaattgttctaaaaataatattattttaatagtttaatattaaattaaatttaatacttatcttaatagtattttaataatttaatattaaagtgattatcttaatattaaatttaatttaatgtttatcttgtagataaacattctactattttaataagattgaatattaaatttaatctaatattttcttaaaaatattatattaatttaatattaaagtgattaagtttaattatagttaaCTTTCTAAACTCTCCTATATAAAAAGAGCCTTATGTTATTATTCATAcatacttgaattcaagagaaggttgtagagagaaaattctttgAAGAGATTATTCCAGAAAATTTCTAGAAATATTTTTCTGATTTATAACTTGAcctaaaagtttagagaaattgcaaaattacACTACatgaaatttttgtgaaaaattttctgattcgaagCAAACCCACACTGGAacagacgtgagcttgaggatagctgATAAGCCATAGAAGTAATATGTTTTCAATCCCATTAttgatgtgtttttggatgatttattatgtaaattagttaatttgatgttcctgatcctttaaattcatgtttctatacttaggtgagcataaggaAGTGAAAGGAGTGAAAAACGAGTCAAATCCAGACAAAAAGAGTTGTTTTCAGGATCCACACGGactgggcacacgcccgtgtgagccacacgggctagctACACTCCCATGTGCCAGCCGGTGTCGATTTAGAATCTTGCTTCCCTTTTACGctgaaaaacccaatttttagggtttctgaccattctaaagtttataataCATATTAGAAGAAGACCTAAGGGAGCACGCAGAGGAGAacgaagaaattactcgaagaacgccATCGGATTCAACTCAGAAgcagatctccttcaagattgaagatctccatttaatttccttagaagttttattaagtttctttatgtcttgatGTTATTCTAACTTTAAGATGTTTCCATTCCAGATTATAAACTAAATTctctagatacctagggaagatgaaacctatgataaatcttattatttaatttctgaattacatgataaatatattattcttgttctcaattatgtatgcttaattcGTGTTTTACTATTTTCAAGATATTGATTCATGTTaaatgtgcttatttcagtggagcaaaagtctctgtttaagagtagatctcgcataattgagtggagttgcatgcaatcttagaaataagacgacataaatataccggattagagtcaaatctaatagcaagtccatagatcgagttaatgccacaataggggttttaattagaaagatatttcaattaatcaacctagagtcattgttcttactctcgaaagggatattaacataatttagggatttctatggataaGGCACAAGTGAATACGTCTTTTAATTCAGATTCAAAATAATAggcgaagtctaggtggattctttcctaggtattgtctatctcattggttatatttgtttattttccCAATTCATTCTCTGCTgtgttcttagtttagttaattttagattaaaatcaATCTCATTAATTTGTctgctaaataatagaaaaatagtaattactagtacttttagtcctcgtggatatgatattccctacttaccataactatactattgttcgataggtgcgcttgcctttgtcgtaattatagttagtttagtgaccatcaatagaggagaagactactcggtcaAAACACTCATCCTAGACCAATCAAAAAggtataattttgattaagtgtttattacttaagatatcacaaccaagatattgttttggaaaaatctttaaaactctagtttttccctaaatttattttttgctgCATTTTCCAAACCCGTTTTTTTCAACCATCACTGTCTAGCTGACAAGATCGAGACATGATATACACAGTCGCGGCGTCATGAATCAAAATCGCTTGCAACTCTGAACCTACTAAGTTCCCCAAGACATTTCACACTCAAACACATCCAAGTGAGGCTATTAATTACCATAAACATTCATACCATGAATTTTTAAGTGTTATGCTTCAAAATAATACAAGTTCAAAAATAAGATGAATCTGACATACATGCATACACAAATGACCCTTTAGTACATGCCACTAGAAACCACAAATACAAATACAATGGTTTCATACTCACTTAATCTCGCTATGGTGTATGATGATGATCCACGAAGTGAACTAAGCTTTTAAAAGCAAAACATACCTATACGGAAAGACAACGACGCATTAAGTATGAAGTCTAGTAAGTTCAATGGTAAAACATAATACTTACCTTGGATTACCTAAGTAAAATTTAGCATGTAAGTAACATATTAGCACAACAAGACAGGTAAATAgtattaaatgaattaagtttCTATGTTACCTAGCATAGCTTGAACATGTATCTCAATCAATTAATATTATACAAGTATACAAAGTATAAGTTGTAGCATTTCCACTCTTGATTTATTGTTTTTCGTCCTAACAACTTTTCATAGAATTATTTGATCATGGCCCTTAGTGCACTTAGCAACAGTATATGTAAAGATACATGAGATTACCAACCAAACACCCTAAATTTTACACCGAAAGCATGTCTATGAACACTCTATAATTGGATCCAACTTCAAATAAATGTTTTGCCATGAGTTAAATTTGTCACAATCTTCTAATCACAGCATCTAATCCCCTATTGACATGTGAATTATATCTCAACTATTTAACAAATCACAAAGCATTTTATTAAAACTCACTTCATTTACCAAATACCCAAATCAAGCTACAATATAATCCATGTTTAAGGCAAATCAAGAATATGCTAGAAACCACCCTAACTCAAATTTCTTTAACATTAATTTTACTCATGGCATTTGTTAACGTAAAATAATGTTAATAtacatttatttaattaagaGCACATTATTATTTAACTAAGAAATTATTGAATTTTATCAAAGAAATTACctataaaataatcaaaataaatggAAGAATCTACTCTTATCCTTCACTCTGCAACTTTTCTCTCACTTTGCTTGTAGTTCCTCTCTCCACTTCTTTCTCTTCAACAAATATCATAAATGTTCACATTAATTACAACAACATTTTAATGCTCAACTAAAAACATTAAATAGAAGTGAGAAATATTCATGATTTGATAAAGAATGAAACATGCTTTTACCTTTTTCTAGCTAAATTTTCTCCCCCTAAACAACAAAATCCTAGGTGGggttaatgaagaagatgatagaaaCAGTGAAGAAGGAAGGTCAAATATAACTTAGGTAAGGTATTTTTGTAAgaaattaaagataaaatggTGAAATATTTAGGAAATTTTGGGAAGGAAATGTCAAGAATGGAGAACAAGTTTCTTTCCCTTGCTTTCTTGACATGGCCAACTAAAGGAATAAAAAAGATGGGTTCTTTTTCATTTCTATCATGTTTAAAATATCACCAATGGTCAAAGAGTTAAAAGACTAGTCAATGTGTAGCTAAGATTAAATAAAGCAAACATGAGACAGTTTGAAAAGTCAAAACACTACATTGTCggttcactcttacataatttaatACTTAATCACATACAtgttttaaaatatcaaaatatgtttgatgataaatttatcattttaccctcaattcttaatttaatttgatgaaaccaaaatttagaaaataactTAAAACACTAATGgctttttcatattttaattatgaataaattcaataaaaattaattttttattgaatCTATGATCGGATAATTTAAAATAATCTTGTACGAAAGATCAAAAATTTCAAGTTGTTACAGCTCCttttattaaaagttaaattacttaattattaataaaaagtAATGGTTATTCAAATAATACTTAATATAATTGTGTTCATTATTAATAAATGTAATTATCCAATTTGATATCTATTGAatagttatatttttataaaaagcaTAAAACTCATATAAATAGAAAAATGTTCATTTATAAGATACACAACagttttatataatttttctataaataatttttaaatcataaaaatatgttaatctagTTATTTTTACAAATGAATACTATCTTTGGGACGTTGCATGTATGCGTGGCGAGAGATGAGTGCAAGGGAGAAGTTAGGAgactaattgaattataaatttttcgtctaattttatcatttcggTGGTAATAAAATTAGCCCTGATAAAACTTTACTAGTAAGGAGAACACTAGAAACTAATAAAAAGTTGTATGATTAATTTCAAAGAAATTGCAAATCAATTTTATGGTTATTTAAAAAGAGTAGTTTGCTCTGAatataatgtttttatttatttttagatttattaAATAATGTTTAAAAGAGAAGATAAAAATGTTCAACATTCAAGTTTTATGTTAATTGATAAAATAAAGTACCACTACGCCCGTTGAGCTTCCGGATATCAGAAGTGTTCATTTATCCATCAAAAAACACTGACCCAATTTACCCTTTAAAAGAACCCACCAACCCAAGTTCCACAATTCACATGGGCGTGGGTCAAATGTTCTTGGATGCACAAAACCCAGAAACAAATACTCAGACGAAAAGTTGAAGATATCAAATAAGACcaagttttattaaaagattgAAGCCCAAACAAAATGAAAACAACAAGCTGTTGCAAGAGACTTGCAAAATCTAAATAATAAATTCCTAAAAATCCTCTTTAACCACCGAAACCATATAGTGTCCTGCCCTGCCTTTTGAGAGCATAAACAACATCCATGGCCGTAACAGTCTTGCGCCTAGCGTGCTCCGTATAGGTAACGGCATCACGAATCACATTTTCCAGAAAGATTTTGAGCACACCTCGCGTCTCCTCGTAGATCAAACCACTGATTCTCTTCACGCCACCTCTACGAGCCAACCTCCGGATTGCCGGCTTCGTAATGCCTTGAATGTTATCCCGGAGAACTTTCCGGTGCCTCTTCGCTCCACCTTTTCCCAAACCCTTGCCTCCCTTTCCACGTCCCGACATTTTTTTGGTtgagagagatttaagggattaaaaTGCCTGTAAAGTGAAGATCCTATTTTTCGAGTTTTTAACTTGTTTGAAGCGGGGGGATGTGAAGGGGTTTAAATACGAAGGCTCTTTCTCGGGGTTAGCAATGACAAAGAATAATATAGACCGTTTGATGGAATGTTATCGACGGTAAATATTTGTGATCCGTGCGTTTTGACTTTGTTGGTTGAAGATGAAGAAGATGCAAAAGCATATCCGTTAGATTTATGTTTTATTAGAGTAATCCGTGTCTGTGTATTAATGTAGTTGGTCAAGTGTAATATACCCGGATTGATGAGGTGGATTGTTGACATAAATTCCTCCGCCTGAAATTTCATTTTTCTGTTTTCCCacctttgcttttttttttttttagcttaatAGTATTATAAGCACCGAACaatttcaaaaaattcaattaaatccctcTAAACCTTTTAGCTCCAATTTAGCCTTGAACTTATAAAACTAACTATATCAGCCATTTGACTAACATTCATCATTAGTTTTTAAGGAATAGTTGGTGTGACCATTAATGGCTACTAAATTGACCCATGATTACTGATATGGTAGTGACACATCAGCaacaatttttctttttaattttaagttagaatgaaCTTGGACTAATTCTTCTTGATtctttcatctttcttttctctAAAACTTTGGTATATTACTAAAATTACATTAGAGGAAATTTTGTCTAAAAGATTGAATTTTAAGTAAGACTATTTGTGACCCTCCAATTTTTTTTGGAAATTGAACCTAGTGTGGTTTTTCCAGCCAAATTTTCTGACCGACTTTaaagctttattttttttat contains these protein-coding regions:
- the LOC108458019 gene encoding histone H4; translated protein: MSGRGKGGKGLGKGGAKRHRKVLRDNIQGITKPAIRRLARRGGVKRISGLIYEETRGVLKIFLENVIRDAVTYTEHARRKTVTAMDVVYALKRQGRTLYGFGG